In Scophthalmus maximus strain ysfricsl-2021 chromosome 21, ASM2237912v1, whole genome shotgun sequence, one genomic interval encodes:
- the agtr1b gene encoding type-1 angiotensin II receptor — protein sequence MQNITAAEKGGIALTCGMSGSHKFIFTLIPIVYGCNFVIGIVGNSMVVAVIYCYMKLKTVANIFVLNLAVSDLTFLITLPMWATFAATGYHWPFGGFLCKASAGLVIFNLYTSIFFLTALSIDRYLAIVHPVRSRRFRTVVYARITCVVIWLFAFVLSVPTALTRDVHNITDSNNTVCGILHANIENAMRLRELLLAISLMKSLLGFLVPFIIIITCYCLIGRALLGGARLIQKSSRSREDEVLRMLAAAVLAFFLCWMPHQVFHFMQVLTQLTVVENCAILDIIDTAMPFTICIAYFNSCVNPIVYGFVGQNFRKNLLRLLRCSPGGPTGPHPSISSKMSALSYRASEALSLTSKSKASSDVKS from the coding sequence atgcagaaTATAACTGCTGCAGAGAAGGGTGGGATAGCTCTGACATGCGGCATGTCTGGAAGCCACAAGTTCATCTTCACCCTGATCCCCATCGTTTATGGCTGTAACTTTGTCATCGGCATTGTCGGGAACAGCATGGTGGTGGCTGTCATCTACTGTTACATGAAGCTCAAGACGGTGGCCAACATTTTTGTCCTCAACCTTGCTGTTTCGGACCTCACCTTCCTCATCACGCTGCCCATGTGGGCGACCTTCGCCGCCACAGGCTACCACTGGCCCTTTGGAGGCTTCCTGTGCAAGGCCAGTGCAGGGCTGGTGATCTTCAACCTCTACACCAGCATCTTCTTCCTCACAGCGCTCAGCATCGACCGGTACCTCGCCATCGTGCACCCGGTGCGATCACGCCGGTTTCGCACCGTGGTGTATGCACGAATCACGTGTGTTGTGATCTGGCTCTTTGCCTTTGTGCTAAGCGTGCCCACAGCGCTGACCCGGGATGTCCACAACATCACAGACTCCAACAACACAGTGTGTGGCATTCTGCACGCAAACATCGAAAATGCCATGAGGTTGAGAGAGCTCCTGCTGGCCATCAGCCTAATGAAAAGCTTGCTGGGCTTCCTGGtgcccttcatcatcatcatcacctgtTACTGCCTCATCGGCCGAGCGCTGCTGGGGGGGGCGAGACTCATCCAGAAAAGCTCCCGCTCCCGGGAGGACGAGGTGCTGCGCATGCTCGCGGCAGCTGTCCTGGCATTCTTCCTGTGTTGGATGCCCCACCAGGTGTTCCATTTCATGCAGGTGCTCACCCAGCTGACAGTGGTGGAGAACTGCGCCATCCTGGACATCATCGACACCGCCATGCCCTTCACCATCTGCATCGCCTACTTCAACAGCTGTGTCAACCCCATTGTGTACGGCTTCGTGGGGCAGAACTTTCGCAAAAACCTACTGCGGCTGTTGCGCTGCTCACCAGGTGGACCCACTGGGCCTCACCCGAGCATCAGCTCCAAGATGAGCGCCCTGTCCTACCGTGCCTCAGAGGCGCTGAGTCTTACATCCAAGAGCAAGGCCTCTTCTGATGTAAAGtcatga
- the cpb1 gene encoding carboxypeptidase B codes for MKVLLLLGLVAVALGDITRFEGEKVFRLKPVLDEHVTVIKDLAKSIEVDFWRPESPELLTIDIDVDIRVSAIYLDMLYTILQQSDMEHEVLIEDLQTAVEAQADSGPTPRTHSYTKYNSWDKIQSWIASVSSSNPNLISRQVIGNTYEGRPMNVLKLGKKSSSTKPAIFLDCGIHAREWISTAFCQWFVKEALSTYGSDSQMTSLLDQMDVFVLPVFNIDGYDYTHKSNRMWRKTRSRRSGSSCIGADPNRNFDAGWCSLGASSNPCSDTFCGYTPESEIEVKNVAEFIRRNKSIMKAYITIHSYSQLLLFPYSYTYELAADHSELLKVAEGASAALRSLYGTRYTSGPGAATIYPAAGGSDDWAYDLGVKYSYTFELRDTGRYGFLLPESQIKPTCEETMLAVKYIAAYVQKNLY; via the exons ATGAAGGTCCTCCTGCTCTTGGGATTGGTGGCTGTTGCCCTGGGTGACATCACTCGCTTTGAAGG agAGAAGGTCTTCCGTCTGAAGCCTGTGCTTGACGAGCATGTGACCGTCATTAAGGACCTGGCCAAGAGCATCGAG GTCGACTTCTGGAGGCCCGAGAGCCCTGAGCTGCTGACCATTGACATCGATGTGGACATCCGCGTGTCCGCCATCTACCTCGACATGCTGTACACCATCCTGCAGCAGAGTGACATGGAGCACGA AGTCCTTATTGAGGATCTGCAGACTGCTGTCGAAGCCCAGGCTGACAGTGGGCCCACTCCCAGAACCCACAGCTACACCAAGTACAACAGCTGGGACAAA ATCCAGTCCTGGATCGCTTCCGTTTCCTCCTCCAATCCCAATCTCATCAGTAGGCAGGTGATCGGAAACACCTACGAGGGACGCCCCATGAACGTTCTCAAG CTCGGTAAGAAGTCCAGCTCCACAAAGCCCGCCATCTTCTTGGACTGCGGCATCCACGCCAGAGAGTGGATCTCCACTGCTTTCTGCCAGTGGTTTGTGAAGGAG GCTCTGTCCACCTATGGCAGCGATTCTCAGATGACCAGCCTGCTCGACCAGatggatgtttttgttctgcCAGTCTTTAATATTGATGGCTACGACTACACCCACAAGAGC AACAGGATGTGGAGGAAAACTCGTTCCAGGAGGTCTGGATCCAGCTGCATTGGAGCCGATCCCAACAGGAACTTCGACGCTGGCTGGTGCT CCCTGGGAGCCTCCAGCAACCCCTGCAGCGACACCTTCTGTGGGTACACCCCTGAGTCTGAGATCGAGGTCAAGAATGTCGCAGAATTCATCCGCAGGAACAAGTCCATCATGAAGGCCTACATCACCATCCACTCCTActcccagctgctgctcttcccctACTCCTACACCTACGAGCTGGCCGCAGATCACAGTGAGCTG CTGAAGGTTGCTGAGGGAGCATCTGCTGCCCTGCGTAGTCTGTACGGTACCCGCTACACCAGCGGACCTGGTGCTGCAACCATCT ACCCTGCTGCTGGCGGCTCAGACGACTGGGCTTATGACCTGGGAGTGAAATATTCTTACACCTTCGAGTTGCGTGACACCGGTCGTTATGGCTTCCTGCTGCCCGAGTCTCAGATCAAGCCCACATGTGAGGAGACCATGCTGGCCGTCAAGTACATCGCCGCCTACGTGCAGAAGAACCTCTATTAA
- the gyg1b gene encoding glycogenin-1b isoform X2 gives MADQAFVTLATHDNYARGAMVLGKSLRNHNTSKKLVALIGPQVSEPCQSVLRKIYDEVRPVDVLDSGDTAHLAMMKRPDLGVTLTKLHCWTLTHYSKCVFMDADTLVLSNIDELFDREELSAAPDPGWPDCFNSGVFVFCPSMETYGKLLQYCTEHGSFDGGDQGVLNGFFSNWATADISKHLPFIYNLSSIAIYTYLPAFKQFGSSAKVVHFLGKTKPWSYTFDITAKRITGSVPEASTHSTFLLDWWTLYSSAVVPMLHEHYGEQPFHSGCVEDEGHSSHAQVSSQPELSSVERKEKWEQGQADYMGMDSFDNIKRKLDSFLK, from the exons ATGGCTG ATCAGGCTTTTGTGACGTTGGCTACCCATGACAACTATGCTCGGGGAGCCATGGTTTTGGGGAAGTCCCTGCGCAACCACAACACATCCAAGAAGCTGGTGGCTCTCATTGGTCCACAGGTGTCGGAGCCGTGCCA GTCTGTGCTGAGGAAGATCTACGACGAGGTGAGGCCGGTGGACGTGCTGGACAGTGGCGACACGGCGCACCTGGCCATGATGAAGAGGCCCGACCTGGGCGTCACCCTCACCAAACTCCACTGCTGGACCCTCACGCACTACTCCAAATGTGTCTTCATGGATGCAGACACACTG GTTCTGTCAAATATAGATGAACTGTTTGACAGAGAAGAATTATCAGCCGCTCCTGACCCCGGATGGCCTGACTGCTTTAACTCcggggtgtttgtgttttgtccctCGATGGAGACGTATGGCAAACTGCTTCAGTACTGCACGGAACATGGCAGCTTTGACG GTGGAGACCAAGGTGTTTTGAATGGCTTCTTCAGCAACTGGGCAACAGCTGACATATCGAAGCACCTCCCTTTCATCTACAACCTCAGCAGCATAGCAATCTACACTTACCTTCCAGCATTCAAACA ATTTGGTAGCAGCGCCAAAGTTGTCCACTTCCTGGGGAAGACCAAGCCGTGGAGTTACACCTTTGACATCACAGCCAAACGGATCACCGGGAGTGTGCCGGAGGCCTCCACACACTCCACTTTCCTCCTGGACTGGTGGACCCTGTACTCCAGCGCCGTGGTGCCAATGCTGCATGAGCATTACGGAGAGCAGCCGTTTCACTCCGGATGCGTGGAG GATGAAGGCCACTCCTCACATGCACAAGTGTCGTCCCAACCGGAGCTGTCCTCGGTGGAACGCAAGGAGAAATGGGAGCAAGGTCAGGCCGACTACATGGGAATGGACTCGTTTGACAATATCAAGAGGAAGCTTGACTCTTTTCTCAAATGA
- the gyg1b gene encoding glycogenin-1b isoform X1, translating into MADQAFVTLATHDNYARGAMVLGKSLRNHNTSKKLVALIGPQVSEPCQSVLRKIYDEVRPVDVLDSGDTAHLAMMKRPDLGVTLTKLHCWTLTHYSKCVFMDADTLVLSNIDELFDREELSAAPDPGWPDCFNSGVFVFCPSMETYGKLLQYCTEHGSFDGGDQGVLNGFFSNWATADISKHLPFIYNLSSIAIYTYLPAFKQFGSSAKVVHFLGKTKPWSYTFDITAKRITGSVPEASTHSTFLLDWWTLYSSAVVPMLHEHYGEQPFHSGCVESRCCDTVTFESVQDEGHSSHAQVSSQPELSSVERKEKWEQGQADYMGMDSFDNIKRKLDSFLK; encoded by the exons ATGGCTG ATCAGGCTTTTGTGACGTTGGCTACCCATGACAACTATGCTCGGGGAGCCATGGTTTTGGGGAAGTCCCTGCGCAACCACAACACATCCAAGAAGCTGGTGGCTCTCATTGGTCCACAGGTGTCGGAGCCGTGCCA GTCTGTGCTGAGGAAGATCTACGACGAGGTGAGGCCGGTGGACGTGCTGGACAGTGGCGACACGGCGCACCTGGCCATGATGAAGAGGCCCGACCTGGGCGTCACCCTCACCAAACTCCACTGCTGGACCCTCACGCACTACTCCAAATGTGTCTTCATGGATGCAGACACACTG GTTCTGTCAAATATAGATGAACTGTTTGACAGAGAAGAATTATCAGCCGCTCCTGACCCCGGATGGCCTGACTGCTTTAACTCcggggtgtttgtgttttgtccctCGATGGAGACGTATGGCAAACTGCTTCAGTACTGCACGGAACATGGCAGCTTTGACG GTGGAGACCAAGGTGTTTTGAATGGCTTCTTCAGCAACTGGGCAACAGCTGACATATCGAAGCACCTCCCTTTCATCTACAACCTCAGCAGCATAGCAATCTACACTTACCTTCCAGCATTCAAACA ATTTGGTAGCAGCGCCAAAGTTGTCCACTTCCTGGGGAAGACCAAGCCGTGGAGTTACACCTTTGACATCACAGCCAAACGGATCACCGGGAGTGTGCCGGAGGCCTCCACACACTCCACTTTCCTCCTGGACTGGTGGACCCTGTACTCCAGCGCCGTGGTGCCAATGCTGCATGAGCATTACGGAGAGCAGCCGTTTCACTCCGGATGCGTGGAG TCCCGGTGTTGTGACACGGTCACTTTTGAGAGTGTACAG GATGAAGGCCACTCCTCACATGCACAAGTGTCGTCCCAACCGGAGCTGTCCTCGGTGGAACGCAAGGAGAAATGGGAGCAAGGTCAGGCCGACTACATGGGAATGGACTCGTTTGACAATATCAAGAGGAAGCTTGACTCTTTTCTCAAATGA
- the bdh1 gene encoding D-beta-hydroxybutyrate dehydrogenase, mitochondrial isoform X2 has protein sequence MPQHQESRPNSRPKMAPVSSLRAALLVSFSVSLTVLLGLGLPALLNALMRPLGLPETSVTECIVVLYLVGVLCLATPRIPRGSVQVSGKAVLITGCDSGFGHALAKHLHGLGLTVFAGCLLKHKGGEGAKALEEFNSDRMKVVQLDVCSEEQVNQAVEYIKDNIEDSERGLWAVVNNAGVSTFGEVEFTSMDTYRQVSEVNLWGTIRVTKAVLPLIRRAKGRVVNVASMFGRMGNAMRSPYCVSKYGVEAFSDCLRYEMKTWGVKVSIIEPGNFIAATGILTRDAVATTANKLWSEAPPVVKEDYGKAHFECHVAQMRSYCGSGVKDAASVLDDIADAVVSKRPHTRYNPSEPHWWIRLQMMTHLPAAISDRLYF, from the exons ATGCCGCAACATCAGGAAAGTAGACCCAACAGCAGACCCAAAATGGCCCCGGTGTCGTCGCTGCGAGCGGCGCTGCTCGTGTCGTTCTCGGTCTCCCTGACCGTGCTGCTCGGCTTGGGGCTGCCCGCGCTGCTCAACGCGCTCATGAGGCCGCTGGGTCTCCCGGAGACCAGCGTCACCGAGTGCATCGTCGTGCTCTACTTGGTTGGCGTGTTGTGCCTCGCGACGCCCCGAATACCCAGAGGATCGGTGCAG GTGAGTGGGAAGGCTGTGCTCATCACGGGTTGTGACAGCGGATTCGGCCACGCGCTCGCCAAACATCTGCACGGCCTCGGCCTCACCGTCTTCGCTGGATGTCTTCTGAAG CATAAAGGTGGAGAGGGGGCAAAGGCGCTGGAGGAATTTAATTCGGACCGCATGAAGGTCGTCCAGCTGGACGTCTGCAGCGAGGAGCAGGTGAACCAGGCGGTTGAATATATCAAAGACAACATCGAGGACTCCGAGAGAG GTCTGTGGGCGGTGGTGAACAACGCCGGTGTGTCGACCTTCGGCGAGGTGGAGTTCACCTCTATGGACACCTACAGGCAGGTGTCAGAGGTCAACCTGTGGGGCACCATCAGGGTCACCAAAGCTGTCCTGCCGTTAATCCGCCGGGCCAAAG GTCGAGTTGTGAACGTGGCGAGCATGTTTGGGAGGATGGGCAACGCCATGCGGTCGCCTTACTGCGTGTCCAAATACGGCGTAGAGGCCTTTTCCGACTGCCTGCGCTACGAGATGAAGACCTGGGGCGTTAAGGTGTCCATCATCGAGCCGGGGAACTTCATCGCGGCCACCGGCATCTTGACCCGGGACGCCGTGGCCACCACGGCCAACAAGCTGTGGAGCGAGGCCCCCCCGGTCGTGAAGGAGGACTACGGGAAGGCCCACTTCGAGTGCCACGTGGCCCAGATGCGCTCCTACTGCGGCAGCGGAGTCAAGGACGCCGCGTCCGTCCTGGACGACATCGCAGACGCCGTCGTATCCAAGCGTCCTCACACGCGATACAACCCGTCGGAGCCACACTGGTGGATCAGGCTTCAGATGATGACCCACCTGCCTGCCGCCATATCCGACCGGCTCTACTTCTAG
- the bdh1 gene encoding D-beta-hydroxybutyrate dehydrogenase, mitochondrial isoform X1, giving the protein MPQHQESRPNSRPKMAPVSSLRAALLVSFSVSLTVLLGLGLPALLNALMRPLGLPETSVTECIVVLYLVGVLCLATPRIPRGSVQRQRDECEPSAQGPSAKCIGRKHERHKKINRFTALYCSVAKITEDKDELPMVTLQLLLLDKKCCSLILVSGKAVLITGCDSGFGHALAKHLHGLGLTVFAGCLLKHKGGEGAKALEEFNSDRMKVVQLDVCSEEQVNQAVEYIKDNIEDSERGLWAVVNNAGVSTFGEVEFTSMDTYRQVSEVNLWGTIRVTKAVLPLIRRAKGRVVNVASMFGRMGNAMRSPYCVSKYGVEAFSDCLRYEMKTWGVKVSIIEPGNFIAATGILTRDAVATTANKLWSEAPPVVKEDYGKAHFECHVAQMRSYCGSGVKDAASVLDDIADAVVSKRPHTRYNPSEPHWWIRLQMMTHLPAAISDRLYF; this is encoded by the exons ATGCCGCAACATCAGGAAAGTAGACCCAACAGCAGACCCAAAATGGCCCCGGTGTCGTCGCTGCGAGCGGCGCTGCTCGTGTCGTTCTCGGTCTCCCTGACCGTGCTGCTCGGCTTGGGGCTGCCCGCGCTGCTCAACGCGCTCATGAGGCCGCTGGGTCTCCCGGAGACCAGCGTCACCGAGTGCATCGTCGTGCTCTACTTGGTTGGCGTGTTGTGCCTCGCGACGCCCCGAATACCCAGAGGATCGGTGCAG CGGCAGCGAGACGAGTGTGAGCCGAGTGCCCAGGGACCGTCTGCAAAGTGCATTGGCCGAAAACACGAGcgccacaaaaaaatcaataggttcACTGCTCTTTACTGTAGTGTTGCCAAAATCACCGAGGACAAAGATGAACTTCCCATGGTCACACTGCAGCTCTTACTTTTGGACAAAAAATGCTGCAGCCTAATTTTG GTGAGTGGGAAGGCTGTGCTCATCACGGGTTGTGACAGCGGATTCGGCCACGCGCTCGCCAAACATCTGCACGGCCTCGGCCTCACCGTCTTCGCTGGATGTCTTCTGAAG CATAAAGGTGGAGAGGGGGCAAAGGCGCTGGAGGAATTTAATTCGGACCGCATGAAGGTCGTCCAGCTGGACGTCTGCAGCGAGGAGCAGGTGAACCAGGCGGTTGAATATATCAAAGACAACATCGAGGACTCCGAGAGAG GTCTGTGGGCGGTGGTGAACAACGCCGGTGTGTCGACCTTCGGCGAGGTGGAGTTCACCTCTATGGACACCTACAGGCAGGTGTCAGAGGTCAACCTGTGGGGCACCATCAGGGTCACCAAAGCTGTCCTGCCGTTAATCCGCCGGGCCAAAG GTCGAGTTGTGAACGTGGCGAGCATGTTTGGGAGGATGGGCAACGCCATGCGGTCGCCTTACTGCGTGTCCAAATACGGCGTAGAGGCCTTTTCCGACTGCCTGCGCTACGAGATGAAGACCTGGGGCGTTAAGGTGTCCATCATCGAGCCGGGGAACTTCATCGCGGCCACCGGCATCTTGACCCGGGACGCCGTGGCCACCACGGCCAACAAGCTGTGGAGCGAGGCCCCCCCGGTCGTGAAGGAGGACTACGGGAAGGCCCACTTCGAGTGCCACGTGGCCCAGATGCGCTCCTACTGCGGCAGCGGAGTCAAGGACGCCGCGTCCGTCCTGGACGACATCGCAGACGCCGTCGTATCCAAGCGTCCTCACACGCGATACAACCCGTCGGAGCCACACTGGTGGATCAGGCTTCAGATGATGACCCACCTGCCTGCCGCCATATCCGACCGGCTCTACTTCTAG